The following are encoded together in the Actinomycetota bacterium genome:
- a CDS encoding DUF1284 domain-containing protein, with translation MESAGAVETMRLRPHHLFCSRFLPLELLMRGEGFARVVEELKLLTEAESEAVVLVNEGPDQVCEYCPDYADGRCRNPVGDEEKVRKWDQRVLDGLGLSYGQKLTVRDLQALVEEKAPLDFCRDRCPWKSVCSVFARS, from the coding sequence ATGGAAAGTGCCGGTGCGGTGGAAACTATGCGGCTGCGCCCCCATCACCTATTCTGCAGCCGCTTCCTGCCCCTGGAGCTCCTCATGCGCGGGGAGGGATTCGCCCGGGTGGTGGAGGAGCTCAAGCTGCTCACGGAGGCGGAGAGCGAGGCGGTGGTCCTGGTCAACGAGGGACCTGACCAGGTCTGCGAGTATTGTCCGGACTACGCGGACGGCCGCTGCCGGAACCCGGTGGGCGACGAGGAAAAGGTCAGGAAGTGGGACCAACGCGTGCTGGACGGCCTGGGCCTCTCCTATGGCCAGAAACTCACCGTCAGGGACCTGCAGGCCCTGGTGGAGGAGAAAGCGCCCCTGGACTTCTGCCGCGACCGCTGCCCGTGGAAGAGCGTCTGCTCCGTGTTCGCCAGGTCATAG